The following nucleotide sequence is from Ancylothrix sp. D3o.
CACGGCTGCATAACAGGAAGCAAAACCAACTGCTTCAGGAATTGGAATCTCTGGATATTGGCATCACCAATAATTCAGTAGTTCATTCTTCTACGAAACTAGAACATCTCTTGTTCTAACATTGATACCTCCCTAATTGCAGGGAGGTTTTTTTTCCTCTATGATATCATTAACAATCGGGCCTCCCACATATCTAAATTTTAGATATAATTATTGTAAATTATCCTATTTTAAAAGACAAATGAATTCATTTAGTGAAGGCTTTATCGAGGAGCAACCAATTAATCAAGGGCTTCTCCAGACTATTCGACTGCTGGGAGAATATAAAGGAAAACAAGAATTATTTAAAGAACAATCACCTCAAGTAATAAAAACGCTACGACAGGCAGCTATTATTCAAAGTACCGAATCTTCTAATCGGATTGAAGGCATTACTGTCCCCTTAGAACGAATAAAAAAGCTGGTATCCGACAAGACTACCCCACGCGACCGAAGTGAGCAAGAAATCGCTGGTTATCGTGAAGTTTTAAGTACCATCCATTCCAGTTATGCTCATATCCCTTTCACTCCTAATATTATCCTACAGCTTCATCGGGATCTCTATCAGTTTTCTGTTAATACTGGTGGCCGGTGGAAAACTATTGATAATGAAATTACTGCTACTTATCCAGATGGTACAAAAGTTGTCAGGTCCCGCCCTACTCCTGCTTATGCCACAGCAGCAGCTATGGAACACTTACACACCCAATTTAATCGTCTTTGGGAGTCAGGGACAATAGAACCATTATTGCTAATTCCTACTTATATTTTAGACTTTCTGTGCATCCACCCCTTTTTAGATGGCAATGGACGCATGGCTCGGTTATTGACTCTTCTACTACTGTATAAAGCTGGTTATGAGGTAGGCCGGTTCATTAGTTTAGAACGTCTTGTAGAACGAACCAAGGAAAGTTACTACGATACCCTTTATTCATCTTCTCAAGCCTGGCATGAAGCTGAACATAATTTATTGCCTTGGTGGGAGTATTTTCTAGGCGTGATGTTATTATCAGCTTATCGGGAGTTTGAGCAGAGAGTCGGCTATGTCACCTCTGCAAAAGGAAGTAAAACGGCAATGGTTTTGGATGCTATTAACAACTTACCTAGAGAATTTTCTATTAAAGAATTACAGGAACGATGCTCAACTGTTAGTATTGATTTAATTCGGCGCGTTCTCCGCCAAGAAAGAGAAGCGGGTAATCTGGAACGTTTGGGACAAGGAGTGACTGCTCGTTGGCGCAAGCATTGATATTCGGTATTCTCCGAAAGTTGATATTTGTTGACAGTATTGATGCCTTATGGAACTCCGAAGGCTGACGCCTTTAATTAATGACCTGTTTGGAGATAAATTTATGTACAGAATAGAAGCACCTTTTCAGTCTCCTCCTTTCAATCGGTATCCCCTAACTACAGAAGAACTTGAGCTACTACTGGATGTTGAGCAAGATGGAGAAGTTCATTGGGATAACCTTGTCCAACATCAATCTATCCTAGACAACATCCGCCCCTCAATTGCATCAATAATAAAATCAGAGGGCTGGGTCACATTGCATGATTAAGCCTCTCTAAAAGCAACCTATTTAGGGTTGTTTTTTTATTTTTCTACACCACATTTAGCTCAACTTTTAGGGGTTATATCCGAGGCTAACGCCTTAAAAATATGAAGTTATTTGGTGGTTTTTATGCAGCCTATCATTAAGTTAAACCGGCTACATCGGGTTATCCAATCTTGGGGATTGAACATTAAACCACGCCAAGACCGCTGGGGACAGATAAAACTACCTATCGCCTTTGTAGGCAATGGCTATGGTGGTGTTTTATCTGCTCATGGTGGTATGCCATACGAGCGGTGGTGGGGCAATATTTCTGAACATCAAAAACGTCGCTGCCGTCAATATTTCCAAGCTTTCATCGAAGTTGATGCTCTCTAGCAGATTATAAGCCGGTGCAACTTGCATTGGCTATTTTTTTACCTAGTTAATTATTAACTAATCGCTGTTACTCGTCCTGAAATAAATATTAAATTTTCTAGTCAGCCTAGCAAAATTAATTATTTTTACTAACCTATTTCTTTCCAGTATTTGCTACGCAAGGCGAAGGTGTAATTTATCATCATTTTTCTATGAAAGCTGGAATCAATATATGGTCTGGTCAAAAAGGATTAGGTGGTGCTCTGACCAATCCTACTACTTTATCGTTCCGCAAAGGGAACATAAAACACCAGTATCAAGTAGTTTTTTGGGCTGTTGAGTATGCCGATGCCGAGGCGGCATATAAATACCATAAAACAGGGGTGTTAGAACGAGATATGGTTATTATGACCAAAATCATAAAAGCCAAATTAGAACAGCACCCTCAACTAGCAGAAGCCATTTCTAAAAATGGTGGAGCGTTGTGGTTAGAGCAATGTCGGCATATTGTTGGGGTAAAAGGAAGCCGGTGGGAGGGAATTGGCCGCCGGTCCAACTTTATAACCTGCTTAACCAATGCCTATGAAGCATTACTTAAATTGGAGAAATAAAAATGTACCTTTACTTATAAGCTGGGTACATTTAAGCTCTCTGAGCCTTGATGATGTATTCGTCCCTACGCGGTGAATAGATGAACCAAACTTTATCCAGGTCCAGACAGATGCAGGGTTCGTCTCAAACTGTTTCCGCCCCGTGCGGCGAATACATTCACCAAAGTTTTTTAAATTATTTGGGAGGACCTAGGCGAATCAGGAGATTCAGCGTAAAGATGAACGTTGCAATGGCAAAGTAGAAGTTGTGGGATCCAAGCCCGACGTTTAATCCTACACAAAGTGCTATAATGACCCCAATTACAGTGCTGTTATTCAT
It contains:
- a CDS encoding Fic family protein — translated: MNSFSEGFIEEQPINQGLLQTIRLLGEYKGKQELFKEQSPQVIKTLRQAAIIQSTESSNRIEGITVPLERIKKLVSDKTTPRDRSEQEIAGYREVLSTIHSSYAHIPFTPNIILQLHRDLYQFSVNTGGRWKTIDNEITATYPDGTKVVRSRPTPAYATAAAMEHLHTQFNRLWESGTIEPLLLIPTYILDFLCIHPFLDGNGRMARLLTLLLLYKAGYEVGRFISLERLVERTKESYYDTLYSSSQAWHEAEHNLLPWWEYFLGVMLLSAYREFEQRVGYVTSAKGSKTAMVLDAINNLPREFSIKELQERCSTVSIDLIRRVLRQEREAGNLERLGQGVTARWRKH